The following nucleotide sequence is from Methylocella sp..
GTTGCAGCGTCGATAACGAACTTGGCGAGCTGGCTCGGGTCGCGGGGACGCTTCGGCGTTTTGGTCATTTTGCTACTGCCGAAACGTTGCAGCCTGCGCAGAAAAGATCGACGCTACCTACAGGGCTTTTCTGCTCCACAACCAGGAAGCCCTCCGGCAGATGGTCAACCTTCGTGTCCTGACTGCCAAAGGCGTAGGAATAACCGTCCTCCTCGGAAAGACGCGCTATGCCTTCGCGGCCGCATTGCGGGCATTTCAAATTTGCGGGGAAGCGATCGCGTGCTGTCATACCGGGAATATGGCACATGCCCGGCGCTGTTTCCATGCCCTGTCAATCTCAGCAAATTTCAAACTGACCCACTACCCGGCAATGCTTTCTCAACGTCGTCATCTGTGGCCCGGCAATAGCCATGCGGACCTACCGCTACTTTGGCGGATTAACGGATTGGTTACCTTGATTGGCGAGGCTTCGCGCTCTCATGGGAGCGCGAGCGATGGCGAATTGGGATGCGGCGCTGACGGACACTGGCTAAAGCCGTTTGTTGAGAAACTTGGCCACGAGAAGCGGCGACAGATGTGCCCGTTGTCTGCGAGCAGGCCCATCGGCAGATGAAGGAAGAACTCGGCCTCGATCACTTCGAAGGGCGATCATGGCGGGGCAGCACCGGCACGCGCTCTTGACCATGATCGCCTAAGCCTTCCTGCAACAGCAGCGCCTCAAGCAGGCGAAACGGAAAGAAAACAATCCATCCCGGGCGGCCGCAGCCGACCTTGCCAGCTGTTCGACGCGCCGTCATCAAGGCGCTATCCAGCAAGCAAGCCTTCCAACGATGTCCCCACTGCCGAGTGCGCACCAAGGTTCACTGGAAATAATTCTGCCAAGTCGTGCTAGCGATTCTTCCAGTGCGACTCGGCGGCGTTTTTTAGCAATCTGCGTTCTGGCGTAAGTGACTTAGCCCGCGCCGCGCGGCCCTTCTTGCAAGGGCTCTCGCGGCCGGGCCTTTGCCGTCGTCTTCGATAATTTCTTCAATCTCACCAGTCGCGAATCTTGGCGACCATAATAGCTTTGCCGATTACGTTGGCGGGGCGCTTTTGGTTCTTGGGTCCGGTTGGCATTATCCCTCCTAACCTTAACGGAGAAGCTTTTTTATCGTAGTGAGCAATATTCCCGGCCAAAAATTTGAATGGCCTCTTCCCGCGTGCGCCCCGGCTTTTAGTCGGAGAACTACGTTCGTTTGTGGATCGTCGGACCAGCCTTGTACTCTTTCGTAATTTCGTTGGAGCCCGAGTCGGAATTTTCTTCTTCATCTGGCACAGCAGCATCCTAGCGATTTGCGGTAGTGTCTCAGTTTGAAATTTGAGGGTGTCGACACCGTCTCGCGCAGGGCCGATCTCCTCGCTTAGGGTAAAGCAGAAGGGGGCGCACTTGGAGCCAATGGCTGATATTTTAGGTGAGACGAAGCGATACCCCGAGGAGGCCATGCAGACGCTCGCGCTGTTAACGCAGCCGAAAGTATCTCGCCTCGGGTCCAGCGAAAAATCATCCCACGCCTGGAATGCCTGCGTCGCTGATCACCCGGCATTGCCGAGGCACAACTGCGTCGCGCCATTTGGAGGCCGTGTACATTCTTGAACGGCGCAGCGGAGGGCAAGTTGGTATTTATCAGCAAACCCCCAAATTCAACGCGGTGGCTGTCGGGTGGCTACCCGGCGAAATGAATGAAAACTAAGGTTACGGACATAAATCAATTATGTTATGTGTTTCAATGAGTTAAATTGGCCCGACAGAAGTGATTCGAATCCCTGGCCTCTGCCTTCGGAGGGCAAAGCGGCCTTTTCTCTTCGGCAAACGTTTGTGCGTTCTGCTCGAATAGGGGTGCGGGTAGAAAAAGGTGTTTGATGAGACCGGAGGTGGTGCATGAGGCGGCAAGTCGATTTAGCTCCAAAACCCCGTGTGCTGGCGGCCGCATATGGGCAAGTCAATTTCGAGCAGATCGCCGCCGCCGTCGGCGTGCAGGTCGAGGAGATCAATAAGCATGCGACGCTGTTCGAAGCGGCGGCCCGTTGGTATCGGCTCGACAGCGCCCGGCTAGCCCGCACCCCTCCATCCAGCTTGCGCCGGAAGCTCGATCAAATTGCGAAGAGCGGCCGCCGGCTCTTGAAGAGCCTCGGCGTCGTCGATCTCGATGAGGCAGTCGACGGTCCTGGCGATCCTGAGATTTTCGACGCCCTGATTTTGCTGGGCGAGCGCGATACGACGCCGGTCATGCAAGCGACAGGGCGAGTCGCCCGTTTGGTGGAGATCGTGGAAGCCGCCGCAGCCGCAGCCGAATTGAGCCGGCGCGCTGAACAGGCGGCTACCGAGGCCGCAGAAGTCGGAAAGATGATGGTGGAGGAAGGCAATTCCGGCGATGTTGCGATCAACGACTGGGTGGCTGCGATGATGAGCGTCCATCGCATTATCACCGGGAAGGAGCCCGCAACCTCCGTCGGGGGACCCGACCGACCTGACGAGGGGATATCCGGAGGCCCCTTTATTCGCTTCCTCGCCGCAGCGAGCGAGCCCTTGCAACTGGAACTGGAACTTTTCGAGGACGCCTGGCGCAGCCGGACGCGCACCGTGCTGAGGGGCGCGTCTCCGCAAGATTGACAACGATTTGGCCATGCGAGCGTCGCCCGACCGCCCCAGTAGCGTGTCGAGATGCAGACCCGTGGCGCAACAACATCCCTAACGAATCAGACGTCGGCGACGGATGCGCTGATCGCCCTCGTGCGCCTGCTGGCGCGGCAGACGGCTCGCGAATGTCTGGGCCAGACGCCGGCGCCCCCTGAAACCACGAACGACGTCGACCGCAGGGCGGCAAGCGACGCCAGCCCGCGAACATTAGCACGCCAGCGAAATCGCTCGCCTGCCCGCAGTCTTGGTGAGGACGGCGTGGCGTCGGAGCGCCGCCCGGTCGCTCGCGCCAACCCTAACGCAGCAAAATGAGATCAACGTTGAAATCAAAAGAAAAAATGGAAGCCTAAGGCAGTATCGGGAAACCGTTATCAACGTAATCGTTCCATCTACGTTATGATATGTTTCCCGAATGGATCAGTTTCAACGGGGTCTTTTCGCCGCTTCGTCAATTATGAGACTTGGACGTAAAAATGACTACCCTGAATACCAAGACGAATACATTGGCGGACGTGCTCGCAATTGTGGCTTCGGCCGACCTCGATCCGGCTCGACGTCGTGACATGATCTCGGCGATCAATCGCCTCTGCGAAATGGCCGGCCGCTCGCCGTCGGGCATCCCGGCCGACGCTTGCGCATTGCGGGCGGAATTGCGCAAGATCCGACCGGCGAAGTTTGGAGTCAGCGCCAAGACGTTCTCAAACCAGAGAAGCCTCGTTGCGGCCGCCCTGCAGCAAGTCGGTGCGCTCGACGACATGGGGCGGGGATTGGTGGCGCGGCGTCACCCGGACTGGGCGCCGCTGCTGCAAGGCATAGGCGCGAACAGGCGGCTCGCCGAGGGCCTCGCCACATTCATGAACTGGTGCGCCATGAACGAAATCCCGCCCAATGCCGTGACCGACGATTCCGTGCAGCGGTTCTCGATCTGGTTGGAGACGCGCACACATTGCCCCAAGCCCCGCGATATCGTGCGCAGAGCGCCACTTCTTTGGAACGAGGCCGCCGCGACGGTCGAAGGCTGGCCGAAGACCAAGCTGTCGCGGATCTCCTTCCGAGCGCCGCGCAAGCGGCTCGGCTGGGACGATCTCAGCGAGAGCTTCCGAGCCGACGCCGAGGCCTATCTCGCCAGCCGCGCCGATGTGGACCTGTTTGACGAGGCCGCCGCGGCCCCGCGGCGGCCTCTAGGTCATCGACTCATTAAAGCGCAACCAGATGCGGATTGAGGCGAGCTTGACCCCGGCGAGGAAATTATCGGCTCGCTTGTCATAGCGCGTGGCGACGGCGCGATAGTGCTTGATCTTGTTGAAGAAGCGCTCGACGAGATTTCTGTAGCGATAAAGATAGGAACTGAACGGCGGGACGTTCCTGCGGTTCGGCATCGGCTTGATGTTGGCCCATGCGCCGCGAGCGTCGAGGCTCTGGCGCAGCGCGTCGCTGTCATAGGCGCGGTCGGCCAGAAGGATCTGCCCCTGGACAAGCGCGTCCAGCATGTCGGAGGCGCTGCGTCCGTCATGCGCCTGGCCTTCGGTCAGCTTCAGGTCGATCGGCAAGCCTTCGGCGTCGACAAGCGCGTGGATCTTTGTCGTCAGGCCGCCGCGCGAGCGACCCATGCAACGGGATCCGTCGTCTTTTTTTGGGCGTTGGCGGCGTGCTGATGGACGCGGATGGAGGACGAGTCGATCATCTGGATGTCGCCGTCGTAAGCCTTTGACACTGTTTTGAGAATGCGATCCCAGACGCCGGCCTTGCGCCACCGGTTGAAACGATTGACGCAGGTCGTGTGCGGACCATAGCGCTCCGGAATATCCGCCCAGGGCGCGCCAGTCCGCAAGCGCCAGAATATCCCGTTCAGCACACGCCTGTCGTCAACGCGCGGAACGCCCCGCGGCTTGTTTGGCAGAAGCGGCTCGATCACCGACCATTCGAAATCCGTCAGATCAAACCGCGCCATCTCAACCTCCATGATCGGAAGATTGAATCACGCAACGGCCGATTCGGGAATCCTGATAATGGGTCTAGGACCTAGCGCCGAGCACGCTGCGACAGCAACGTGAGCATCTGCGTCTGGCGGCGTCGGTGCTCGTCGAATCGGGGATCGATGCAGCGGACATCGCTTCACTCGCGGATCTTGTCGAGCGAGAGCGCTTCAAAACCATTCTGCGCCACTATCATGGGGCGCGGGACGGAAAACCGAGCGCCTTTGCCGTCGGCATCGCCAAAACGCTCATCCAGGCCGCCAAGCATCACGCGGGCGCGTCCGTGGAGCGGGTGGCCGAACTCAAGGCTCTCGCCGCCAAGTTGCCCGCTATCCCGTTCGATCTGACGGCGAAGAACAAGGCGCTCTTGCGCCAGCTCGAGTCGGAAGGGCTCCGCGCCAAGCTTCTGTTCCTCCCCGAAACAGTGCTCGCCAAAGCCGCTTCAGAAAAGGGAGCGCCTGGCCTGCCGTTCGTCGAGGCGCAAATCGCGATTGCGATCGACATCCAATTAGGCTCAGGACCTATTAAATTTGCCTGAGATGTGATTCCTGGTCTCCGCATGGGGAGGCTGGGATGAGTGATTTGTTTTTGTTGGGCGAGCGGCAGATGGCGCGGCTTGCGCCGCATTTTCCTCTGTCGCATGGCGTTCCGCGGGTTGACGACCGTCGGGTGGTCAGCGGAATCGTCTATGTGATCCGCAACGGCCTGCAATGGAAAGATGCGCCCAAGGATTACGGGCCGCACAAGACGCTTTACAATCGCTTCATCCGCTGGAGCCGGCTCGGCGTCTTCGACCGCATATTCGCCGCGCTCGCTGGCGAAGGTCCAAAGCCCGAGCGCATCATGATCGACGCCACGCATCTGAAGGCGCATCGCACAGCGGCGAGCCTGCTCAAAAAGGGGCTCTTCCCCGCCGTATCGGGCGCACGAAAGGCGGACTGAACTCGAAGCTCCACGTCGTTTGCGACGGCGCCGGCAAGCCCCTCGTCATGTTGCTCTCGGAGGGCCAGATGAGCGACCACAAGGGCGCGCGGCTGATGCTCAAGGCTTTACCGCCCGCTTCAATGTTGATCGCCGACAGGGGCTACGACAGCAACTGGTTCCGCGCCGCGCTGAAGGCCAGGGGCGTCGAGCCCTGCATCCCGCCAACCAGAAGCCGCAAGCTTCCCATTGCCTATGACAAGACGCTCTACCGCCAGCGTCACAAAATCGAGAACATGTTCGCCAAGCTCAAGGACTGGCGGCGCATCGCAACCCGCTATGATCGATGCGCCCACACCTTCTTCTCCGCCATCTGCATCGCAGCCGCCGTCCTCTTCTATCTCAATCAATGAGTCCTGAGCCTAGCCTGCGCTCTCCGACCCCAGAATCTGTACGCCTTGCATTGGCGCCGCCATTTCGTGGAGCCGGATGGGTCCAGGGGCCCATTGCTATTGCACATTCCCGCCGAGGAAACCAAGGCCAGGCGCCAGGATCTGACGGTCGAGATACCGGCGGATGTCGCACGGCGACTCCGTTGGTACCGGCGTCACCTACTGCCGCGCGTCGGCGCCGATCCAAACGAATTTCTGTTCGTCACGGAAAAGGGCTGCCCCAAACACCAAGGCACGCTCTCTCTCCAGATCACCGAAATGATCGAGAAGCACGTCGGAGTCCATATGACTGCGCACCAGTTCCGCCACTTCGCCGCGAGCGTCTATCTCGAGGCGAACCCCGAGGACCATCAGACGGCGCAGGCGATTCTTCACCATTCATCGGCCAAAACCACGCTGATCTATGCCGGTTCCGGCAGCCGCCGCGCCAGCCGGGCCTACGCGAAACATCTCTTCGGACAGCGCGAGAAGCTCCAGCTGGCGCGCCCCGGCAAGAAAGCCGGAGCGAAACAGGCGATCAAGCGGATCGGGCGTCGCGAGGTGGGGGGCGCGTCATGAAACATCTCCCCGAATTGCAGTGGCCGGCCGCGGATCGTCAGGCGTTCGAGGCGGCCTTCAAGGGCGGTGATCTGTTCGACGAAACAAGCGGGGGTGGGGATCACCTCGCGGAGGGCACCCGAACCAGCATCCGCATGGGATACAGTCGCTGGCTGGGATTCCTGCACGCCGCTCACCCGGGCGACCTTCTAAGGCTGCCGGCCGATCGCATTTCCCTCGAACGCGTACGCGACTATGTCGCCCGCCTCAGCCTGGACATGGTTCCTTCCTCGGTCGCGCAGATGATCCATAGCCTTTGCTATTCGGCCCGCCTGATCGCCGGCGAACGCGACTGGGGATGGCTCGCCGCGATCAAAGGCCGCCTCCTCACCCGCGCGCGGCCGGCCGACCGCTTTGACCGGCTGGCGCCGCCCTGTCAGACGCTCGACTTCGGCATCGAACTGATGGACAAGGCTCTCACCATGGCGGCGACCAGCCGCAGAACGCGCGAACTGCAATACCGGGATGGGCTGATCCTCCCCCTGCTCAGCCTCTGGCCGATCCGGCGACGAAGTCTCGCGGCCCTGACGGTCGATCGGCACATCGAGATCGACGGCGGCGACATCAACCTGCTTCTGCATCCCGCTGACACGAAGTCCGGGCGCTCTGAGAGCTTTCCCGTACCAGCGGCGCTTGCCCCTTATATGAAACGCTATCTTAAAGAGATACGGCCGCGTCTCCTCGGGTCTCGCCCGAATGACGGATTGTGGGTCTCGCACAGGCGTGGCGCTTTGTCGGCCGGCCGCCTTTATGACATCGCCCGGGCGCATCTCATGAAGCGGTTCGGCAGGGACATGTGTCTGCACGATTTCCGGCGATCGGCCGCCACCTATCTGGCGATGGACGCTCCCGAGCGGATCGGCCTCATCCCCGGCCTACTGCAGCACGCTTCGCCCGAGGTCGGCGAGCGACATTACAATCTGGCCAATGGGATCAAAGCGAGCCAGCGGCTTGCCCAGAATCGGGCCTTGATGAAAAACAGGCTGCGGTCCCTGGCGGCGAACGCAGTTTAGCTTGGCAGTTTAGTTTGAATGACAGTAAGGATCCAGCGACGGGACGGCGGGTTTCGCGGCTCAATCCGTCTGAGGAGTGGATTTGTCACGATGCCCCTGACCTGCGCATCGTGGACGATGATCTCTGGAACCGCGTCCAGACGCGGCTCGGCGCCATTAGGACCAGCGGCCCGGTCGTCAAGGCGCGCGCGACCGAGTTCTGGACCCGCCGGCGGCCTCGCCATCTCCTGACTGGAAAAGCGGTTTGCGGCGTTTGCGGCGGGGCAGCCGCGCCAATCGGCAAAGACTATATCGCCTGCTCCGCCGCCCGGAGGCAAGGAACATGCGTCAATCGCGCGAGCGTTCGTCGAAGCGAAATCGACAGCTGGATTATCGACGCTCTGCAGCGCCAGCTGCTGGCGCTCGATCTCGTCGAGGAGTTTGTCCGGGCCTTCAACAAGGAGATCAATCAAGGCCGTCGCGATCGCGATACACGGCGCGAAGCGCTCGCGCGGGAACAGAAGGATCTCGAGCGTCGGATCGATAACCTGCTCGACGCCGTCGCTTCCGGGGATCTAAGAGGTCCGACCGTTCAGACGAAGCTGGACGCTTCTATTCAACAGCCTCCGTTGCCCTAATTGGACGGGATTGATCGGATTCGACGTGGGCTTTCTCTGAAGAAAGGCTCCTGGTCGACGTTTTGTTTTGTGCCGTCAGCGGCGGCATTGAAGGCGCTAGGCCAGGGCGATGCGCCGCAGGAACAGCAATCTTTTGATGTTGTAGACGAGGTTCGCCATTCCGATCTTCACTTTCGCCCGGGCGATCCCGATGGTGCGGATGAATAAGTCCATCCGGTCCTTTTGCTCGGCGAAGACATGCTCGACCTTGGATCGGACTTTCGATTTGGCGTTGTTCGCCCGGGAGAGAGCCTCTGGCATGGCGCAGCCCTTCGGCTTCTTGCGATGAACGTGGCTGACGAAGCCGTTCTTTTCCATGAACTCTTCGTTGGCTTTCGAGCGATAGGCTGTGTCCGCCCGGACTGCGCTCGCCGTGTTGGTCTTGTCGAGAAGTCCTTCACGGAGGCGCCGGCCTTCATAGGCGGCGGCGTCTGTCGCGCTCCATTTGCGAATAAAGCCGAAGCCGCGATCAATAGATGTGGTTTTGATAGCCGAAGATAGGAATCGCCAGATCGACCGGCGGCGTCGAGCCATCCTCGCGCAGCTTGGCCTTAGTGAACTTGACCGTCCAACGCGCCTCGCGATCCTTCTGGCGCAGTTTCGCGGGCTTGTCCTTCCAGTCCGTCCGGGACCCGCCCTTCCTTGATCGCCGCCTTCTCTTCAATGGTGTTGCGTTGCGTGGCGCGGCGATCAGGCTCGCATCAACGATCTGACCCGACATGGCGATGTAGCCGGATTGCCGAAGCGTCGCATCGAAACGCTCAAACAAAGGCCCAATGGCGCCGGCTTTCGTCAGTTTCTCCCGGAACAGCCAAATCGTCCGCGCGTCGGGGATGCGATCTGATAATCCAACTCCGAGAAAACGCATGAACGACAGGCGATCATTGATCAGGAACTCGGCGCGTTCGTCCGAGAGATTGTTCGTCGCCTGAATGACGAGGATTTTGAACATCATGACCGGATCGAATGGCGGACGCCCGCCTTGCGCACCATCGGAATAAGAAAGCGCCGCGACTAGGCCAGGGCGGAACATCTCGAAATCCACCGCCGCACGGAACGCCTCGAGCTGGTCCCCAAGATCGCTCAGCCGCCGCAAACGATCATCGACGTCGAAAAATCCGGGCTGGCTTCGCATCGAATCACCTCCGATCCAACGGAGACGATGGAATCAAAAATCGCAGGAATTGGCGAGGTTTTTAGAAGCGTCCAGCTGGACGCGTCTCAAAACATATCGGTTGGCGATGATTTGTGATTCTCTTGCTGTGAGTGGCCAGGAGGCGGATCGATGCGGGGCGAGCCGGGATTTTTCGACGTCGATGATCGTTTGCGGCGGCTGAGCGATCTTGGGGACCAGCTTGAAGCTTTCAGCGCCGCGGTGGATTTCGAGGTGTTGCGCGCCGAGCTCCTTGCGGTGCTGGGCTATTCGGACGGCGTGCAAGGCGGCCGGCCGCCGTTCGATCCGGTGATGATGTTCAAAATTCTGTTCATCCAGGCCGCCAGCAGTCTGTCGGACGAGCGCGCCGGGTTTCTGATCAACGATCGCCTGTCGTTCATGCGGTTCTCGGCCTTCGCCTGCCGGATCGCGTTCCCGACGCCCGGACTTTAAACGCAGATGCTCATCCGCCTCATGGTGGACCGGAAATCTCGCGCCTTCACCCTGATCGTGTCGGCTGACGGGTCGAGAGCGTAGCTGTCGACGGGTGCGAAGACCTCTGGGCGGCAGTTCACGCGGGTCGGGCCCCGGCCCGCCGTTGCGAACCTGATCGCCCCGACCATGAGGCAACGGAAAGGCCACTTCCCGGCTGCCGGAGCTGGCGAGATCGGCCGAGAGGTTCGTGATGCGCTGGGCGACCAAGTGGTGGACCACGTCGCCCTCGCGCTGGATGCGTCCGCGCAGGGCCATCATGCTCGCCGGCAGGACAGCGCTCGGTTGGCCTCGAATACCTTCGTCCGGGCGACGAAGTTGGAGATGCACGTTTCGTCTTCCAGGGTCATGAAGAGCACGCCTTCAGGCATAGTATTTAAAGACGAGTGGCGAAGCCAGATTCTCCCAGCCGACGTGGCCGGCGAGCGGTCCATCGACGACATGCCTCCCGAGGCCGCCATTCGCGAAGGCGGTCAATAGCTTTCGTGGGGTCTGCGAAGCGGCAGCCTAACCATGCAACCCCGAAGTCCGCTAAGCCCGACGGCATGTGACCCTCGGGCTTATCATTGCGTTTTGCCGGATGCCCTGTCCCAGACGCGGCGCCAGAAGCTCGGTGCTGCTTTGGGTGGATGGGGCTGAACAGGAGGTTCGACCTTTGACGACTGCCCGTAGAAGCGCACTTTGGCGGCGCGATCACGACGACGCTCGGCTTCGACCTGCTCGTCGCACCAAGGGCCGGCTTCGATCACCTTGCCGCGGTCAATCACATAGTGTGACCTGCAATTCAGCGTCCAATTACCGATCGACGGACTTAGCGAGATTGTCTCGCCGTCGAGGTCGTCCACCCCATCCCGCCAGCCCCAACCGCGAAACCTGTCGGCCCTGATGTTGATCGACTCACGAAAATTCGCGCGGAGACGGAAAGCGTTTCGGCCATGCTGGCGAGCATCTTCACTGAGGCGGAACCCGAGCCGGAAGAGGCAACCCCTGCTTTTGACAGCCCGTTGACCGGCCTGGACAGCGAACACGCTTGGCCGAGAACTCCTTCGCCCGCGGCGGTCTCGTTGACATGTCCGGCCCGGTCATCCGGCTGCAGAGCCTGACGCCTGAAGAGATGCAGGTGCTCGTTGAGCGGTTGTGCCTGCTGTGGGCGGGTGGTGATCCAGAGCGCTTGCCCGTCCCGGATTCGGCTTTGAGTTCTTTTTTGGAGCACTGTTCCAAGAAGATCGGCGACGATTATTTCCGAACGCCTCGAAACACAATCAGGGCGTTCCTGGACCTGATGGCGATCCTCGAACAGAACCCAGGCGCCGAGTGGGCCACGCTTCTGGGCGCAATCGACATCACGTTTGACCGCCCAACGCCTCAGGCCGACATCGCCGACGAGCCCCGGGACGCAAAGTTGCCGGCAGCGGGGGCGATAGAGGGTGATGGTGATGATAGCCTAGCCACTTTCAGTCTCTGACGCGCGCATGTCCGCCTTTGACGGCCTGCACGAGAAGGTAAGGCGCTGGATCTGGCAGCAGGGCTGGGAAGGGCTGCGCGACGTTCAGGAACGGTCCATCC
It contains:
- a CDS encoding IS5 family transposase, with the protein product MRQSFQPVAQGRRLGSHSQNSVKGLRRRHPDDRLVLHPRPSARRQRPKKDDGSRCMGRSRGGLTTKIHALVDAEGLPIDLKLTEGQAHDGRSASDMLDALVQGQILLADRAYDSDALRQSLDARGAWANIKPMPNRRNVPPFSSYLYRYRNLVERFFNKIKHYRAVATRYDKRADNFLAGVKLASIRIWLRFNESMT
- a CDS encoding IS5 family transposase, with the translated sequence MERCAQGLRAAQDALQSLHPLEPARRLRPHIRRARWRRSKARAHHDRRHASEGASHSGEPAQKGALPRRIGRTKGGLNSKLHVVCDGAGKPLVMLLSEGQMSDHKGARLMLKALPPASMLIADRGYDSNWFRAALKARGVEPCIPPTRSRKLPIAYDKTLYRQRHKIENMFAKLKDWRRIATRYDRCAHTFFSAICIAAAVLFYLNQ
- a CDS encoding site-specific integrase — protein: MSLACALRPQNLYALHWRRHFVEPDGSRGPLLLHIPAEETKARRQDLTVEIPADVARRLRWYRRHLLPRVGADPNEFLFVTEKGCPKHQGTLSLQITEMIEKHVGVHMTAHQFRHFAASVYLEANPEDHQTAQAILHHSSAKTTLIYAGSGSRRASRAYAKHLFGQREKLQLARPGKKAGAKQAIKRIGRREVGGAS
- a CDS encoding zinc ribbon domain-containing protein; translated protein: MDDDLWNRVQTRLGAIRTSGPVVKARATEFWTRRRPRHLLTGKAVCGVCGGAAAPIGKDYIACSAARRQGTCVNRASVRRSEIDSWIIDALQRQLLALDLVEEFVRAFNKEINQGRRDRDTRREALAREQKDLERRIDNLLDAVASGDLRGPTVQTKLDASIQQPPLP
- a CDS encoding DUF6527 family protein, with translation MDDLDGETISLSPSIGNWTLNCRSHYVIDRGKVIEAGPWCDEQVEAERRRDRAAKVRFYGQSSKVEPPVQPHPPKAAPSFWRRVWDRASGKTQ
- a CDS encoding BREX system ATP-binding domain-containing protein, giving the protein MAENSFARGGLVDMSGPVIRLQSLTPEEMQVLVERLCLLWAGGDPERLPVPDSALSSFLEHCSKKIGDDYFRTPRNTIRAFLDLMAILEQNPGAEWATLLGAIDITFDRPTPQADIADEPRDAKLPAAGAIEGDGDDSLATFSL